CGTGGCCAAATCCATCAGGCAGCGCGCATTGAGCTGATTCGGATCGTCGATCGCACTGTTGATGGCGGCCTGCACCTCCGGCGCAAACATCCCGATATCATTGCCCTCCGAGCCAATGCCAAGACCCAGGCTGGCCAGCCCGCGGGCCAGTGTGTCCGCCGACGAGAGCGATTTGGAGCGCTGCAATGGTGCCAAATTCGGTTGGTTGTTACTGTCACCGCTagggctggtgatggtgtgtgccgagctgttgttgttgatgttgctgtttgttggctGATAAATGTTATTGTTTGCGTGTGCTGAGTGAAGCAGCGGTTCCGGCGCGAACTTGACGCGGTGTCCGCTAGACTGctagaagagaaggaaaagaaagatggCAGCCGAGACGGGACGAGATCAAGAGGCGCTCGATCACAGTAAGCACAGGTCGAGAAGGGATGATgacgacacagagagagagagagagagagagagtcacacacggacacacacacacacacgaagcacGATGATAAGATGCATCCCAACACACCGCTGGGAATCGAAACTTACGTGAAGAATGTTACTGCTGGAGGGTGAGTTGACCAGCGGCATGTGCGAGTGCTGCAGTGGCATTCCAACGTGGTGTAACTGGGCCGCATGGCTTGGGGGCATCATCAGGGAGTTCCTCTGCACCGGGCTACCGATGGTGCCAAGGTGCAACGGGTGATGCTGCCGCCCGTGCATACCCAATGGCATGGTGACGTTCGATTTGGAGTGCTGCAGAGCACCGCTGTAGATGTTTAACGATCTGGAAAGATACGCTCAGTTATGCTCAGTCACTGCTCGATCTCGTACGCCCGGTGACCTGGCGTACACACCTACCTGGTGGCCTGCAGCGGAAAGCGATGATCGTTGAGCGGAAGGTTGTGCATTTGGAACTCCTGGGCGTGCACGTTCAGCttattgttttgcattccatccAAGCGTCCTTCTGGGGGAGTGGGTATCGGGAGCGGAACGTTAGAATTGCACTCTGACTGACAGATACGGTGACGGAGATGGTGCAGACCGACTTACCACGAAGCTGTTGCTGGGCGTGCTGATGGGCCTGGCTTTGGGTGAATGCCAAGCTGCgtcgtttgttgctgttgttgttgctctaaGGGGTGACAGCGGGGCcaaaagatgaaaacaaaattaggTCATATTTCGTCATATAATCATCTTATTTTACACTAATCATGGTAACTTTGCTTTAGCAGATTAAGAGAAGTAAAGCGAAATGCAACGTAAATACTGACAGTCACAGTTTGCTGGGTATTCATACACAGTTTATCCAATATAATATTAAGTGGAAAGGTAATTACAAGATAAAGGGGTATAAATAATTATTCCACAAAACTCATAAAAACGTCAAAAATCTCACAAAGAAAATATTAGTAGAGATGAAAAGAGAATAAGCAAAGCTGCAGTAACCTAACAAATCATGAACAGCATAAGCATAGAATAGATTTCACTCCTAGAAACTCTTTTTATCATGCAATGCTCAGCCTCTTAGTATAAATGCCAATATGAAGGC
The sequence above is a segment of the Anopheles darlingi chromosome 2, idAnoDarlMG_H_01, whole genome shotgun sequence genome. Coding sequences within it:
- the LOC125949641 gene encoding uncharacterized protein LOC125949641 isoform X1, translating into MADHSNDSNTVKKVVKIQDYISPGISRERSFIRTSNQQSNNNSNKRRSLAFTQSQAHQHAQQQLREGRLDGMQNNKLNVHAQEFQMHNLPLNDHRFPLQATRSLNIYSGALQHSKSNVTMPLGMHGRQHHPLHLGTIGSPVQRNSLMMPPSHAAQLHHVGMPLQHSHMPLVNSPSSSNILHSSGHRVKFAPEPLLHSAHANNNIYQPTNSNINNNSSAHTITSPSGDSNNQPNLAPLQRSKSLSSADTLARGLASLGLGIGSEGNDIGMFAPEVQAAINSAIDDPNQLNARCLMDLATQLLHRAVEGRRYSLPISRLCISIIAKEKKETFLEALLNTCRQWYQERDKVLGPLQNSKNPSRPRFTSFMAFLTEMFCQLKRRQLQLRTECDGVPPPLVLLTVLGKCCEDCVRPPVRSLSEIECLFFVLTCIGRDLETHLPQQLESLLAGVRDAFLNSAASAPAIRRTLLQLIELQASHWQLPGNTVLYYYPSSK